In the Acropora muricata isolate sample 2 chromosome 1, ASM3666990v1, whole genome shotgun sequence genome, one interval contains:
- the LOC136919984 gene encoding uncharacterized protein isoform X3, whose translation MFRRGGKFLNDPNDRDSRFERLGIFVLAIFLLQVKRATSVANLTSETDHLHLLINQSFLSFDTFYIPSNISVKDGLNLPRNRTFLNLKEKQPSQAHDILLHPNFIERNDSGGASKSSNVLEIDDHNRTSSSQDIAAGTLDANIASKIRDVTHASKYSKNAQLDATPRVKAVKRGNKSQNEHSNSSNRLKFQTRSRAGRKTSHDIAKLFVRSRKKRRREDSSLVNYEEPQHRKTKLQRPLSEVYDDGNSTEKEFTKQRRSLELSNAHPVLRHHGERVLFRYKRDGVLVRRGKERSQKHNRRKRKKKREASLKHIKERSVPATYFRLSTGHPLSTGHPAKSVLERNSKSLIQTGNPFSKASYGQLIRRGSISSPNPFIASPMNEYEQRKRILNNIARPLSSPNPASANILQNINQFGRKQEIQLPQFPLKRQKLPSESTSTKGLYNTAGSLRTRIQLLTNFQNRLGHVQPSSNAGFVRKQFIPASQNAFYNYRPQLNYAPQSVNLHLPIAHVSSPVVRYPQPVQVLPPTSPQLAKSWNPIFPQVDRMISNGDASTQRSAGPQGLVMSLNFEDVANGKSPYAYFNGDLAGAEKRTEISSYFGSCGKIARINNGSEILLDGANMKVKPRQAISIAAWIKLDTNRGYHSIFDTIGGHSLHNQGQYHFEIQDGSIRWFHRNESNVQIFSVETAPVIAANKWHHIVGTYDAHSGIAKVFVNGRLKAEAAGNGFLSQDWNAHAGIGKHKDARFLQGEVDEFRIYNKALTQKEINDLIKKCSFQRACGGFYYSPTGIIESPEWPSHYKGKTHCTWRVSADPGEKISLRFNSFNLEEDGSCNKAKLVVRDGSNKDSNVLGVYCGIKKPPTLTSTGNRLWLQFTSTNGAEGKGFLLYYDTASSHLTKKTERPPLPAADTQRCIVTRPQSNVTLLGGIKSGIFSEANHVHDMDLCTRHCCLKGDCDLAFMIRDSCYLVKCGNEMLCKTKKARPSNMNPRISFVTRLEPIKFQPQTPANGDAYSKWSTPSPTSTESFNAPPICHHTEVSYNVTLVGGINAGKFSTYGSTKTIDQCIRHCCHDDKCDVAFMIQGNCYAVQCADIEGCQVKRAKPSAYNPTVAYVYRGSGRPVGDPLPGAEKPNLDSCSQYTVSNTVYNVTLSGGIKAGNFTDKGVVKNMDECTAFCCSDERCNVAFLIRNNCFTVACKNYDSCKMKPALSEYYHPRLAYVNWSPPDDEIPENRWYASLGCWKDTESSAVSSLEGSDPLLKDSYITREKAIDTCAQVSRKHDFKVFAIQNGGACLGGPTAARKFNQFGESLTCKNGTGGLFVNDVYRLTDSGSYVSLGCWNDSIGHSLPLLEHSDPILEDSYQFRPNPLLKCGQVARRKGFVVFAIQRGGMCFGGPRAEIDYRKYGISRKCRDGLGGTYANNVYRLIDNLEVKPTGSTDNITATTAGTPTPNSDSSGNTSPTASSTPNTTPTESSTANTTPTGSSTPNTTPTGSLTSAVPSDVVGTQRSPTISPSPTAHIEENYLTLQNDMPHKNTYTAGEILSNVTLKYGIKAGRFSDKGKVANMTECIRACGKLETCSLAFMLGKQCFAVSCYSDTLCVTKPAFSPFYKPKISYVKHKKEPITAETTNPSSDFSQCRTSIVHNDVTLVGGIHAGKFTDLGDAENMGACSERCCLKDACDVAFMLEEECYGVSCVNESMCEMRPARNPSRYNPKLAYVHHEKAKDTVSTQQKSPVCWDGQILYNYTLVGGINAGTFSDNGKTNNMDLCMQYCCNRESCDLAFMIEDDCYSVACNSNGVCEPRKARPTHYNPRIAIRKKPQGDYHIKGFSTEPVSSTEPTSSTPTAPPSSVSSETPSASSPTTASSDSQPDQDSSTNAPSIKVTHSCDATPIEYNVTLKMGLHSGVFQKIGKVDSMDDCIEMGCTHRNTDVAFMLGTMCFAVSCYSDDLCKTVPIFGSSISRLNLNPAISFLKKKAHLGSNSFALQSEIADSDKCRDSTITYNVTLRGGIDAGNFTERPGVLSMRDCIGRCCNDKTCDLAFMFGDSCYSVECKNEKLCQAVLAKPTHLEPKVSYITRGYLEDKDKGTMFSADDQTPTCRADQKSRSKVVSNKTLVGGLEAGKFSFVGVVRDMGMCMDRCCAQRDCNVAYMVDKNCFSVACYSPILCKISDVSATNGDVEISTILNSTAEKPAEKHSMIVYVIIGVVGFAAGAGGILWAVCMFVRRHRLRSRHREGTD comes from the exons ATGTTTAGAAGAGGAGGAAAGTTTCTTAATGATCCAAACGACAGAGACTCGCGTTTTGAGCGCCTTGGAATATTTGTGCTGGCTATTTTCCTATTACAAG TCAAGAGGGCGACTAGTGTTGCAAATCTCACATCCGAAACAG ATCATCTACACCTTCTAATCAACCAATCCTTCCTTTCATTCGATACTTTTTACATTCCAAGTAACATTTCCGTTAAAGATGGACTCAATCTTCCAAGAAATCGTACCTTTCTTAACTTAAAAGAGAAGCAGCCATCCCAAGCACACGATATTTTATTGCATCCGAATTTTATCGAGAGGAATGACAGCGGTGGGGCTTCTAAGTCAAGTAATGTTTTGGAAATAGACGATCATAATAGAACTTCTTCATCACAAGATATTGCCGCGGGAACTTTGGATGCGAATATTGCTTCCAAAATAAGAGATGTTACGCATGCGTCGAAGTACTCTAAAAATGCTCAACTCGATGCCACTCCGAGAGTAAAAGCAGTGAAGCGTGGTAACAAAAGTCAAAACGAACACAGCAATTCAAGTAATCGTTTAAAGTTTCAAACACGTTCTCGTGCGGGGCGAAAAACTTCACATGATATAGCAAAACTGTTTGTTAGATCGCGAAAAAAGCGAAGAAGAGAAGACTCTTCACTGGTCAACTATGAAGAACCTCAGCACAGGAAAACCAAACTTCAACGACCTTTATCTGAGGTTTATGATGACGGGAACTCGACGGAGAAGGAATTTACAAAACAACGGAGGTCTCTCGAACTTTCAAATGCTCACCCCGTTTTACGCCATCATGGAGAACGAGTTTTGTTCAGGTATAAACGCGATGGTGTTCTTGTAAGGAGGGGAAAGGAACGGTCGCAAAAACATAACCGTCGCAAGCGAAAGAAAAAGCGTGAAGCGTCGTTGAAACATATCAAAGAGCGGAGCGTTCCTGCGACATATTTCCGTCTGAGTACAGGGCACCCACTGAGCACAGGTCATCCAGCTAAGTCAGTCCTGGAGCGGAATAGCAAAAGTCTAATTCAAACTGGAAACCCATTTTCCAAAGCGAGTTATGGCCAGCTTATTAGGCGGGGATCTATCTCCTCCCCGAATCCATTTATTGCTTCACCTATGAATGAATATGAACAGAGGAAACGTATTTTGAATAATATTGCTAGACCCTTGTCATCTCCAAATCCAGCGAGCGCAAACATTTTACAAAACATCAATCAATTTGGAAGGAAACAGGAGATTCAGCTGCCTCAGTTTcctttgaaaaggcaaaaactACCAAGTGAATCGACTTCAACAAAAGGGCTCTACAATACAGCTGGGTCGTTACGCACACGgattcaacttttaacaaactTTCAAAACAGATTGGGACACGTCCAGCCGAGTAGCAATGCAGGGTTTGTTAGAAAACAGTTTATTCCTGCGTCGCAGAATGCATTTTATAACTATAGACCTCAATTGAACTATGCACCGCAGTCCGTGAACTTGCATTTACCTATTGCGCATGTTAGCTCGCCAGTTGTACGCTACCCACAACCAGTGCAGGTACTTCCTCCGACTAGTCCTCAATTGGCAAAGAGCTGGAACCCAATTTTTCCACAAGTGGATCGCATGATCAGCAATGGTGATGCAAGCACACAAAGATCAGCTGGCCCACAGGGCCTTGTCATGTCTTTGAATTTTGAGGATGTTGCTAATGGGAAATCACCGTATGCATATTTCAACGGAGATCTTGCAGGTGCAGAAAAGAGAACAGAAATTTCGAGTTATTTTGGATCTTGCGGGAAGATTGCGCGGATTAACAACGGAAGCGAGATACTTTTGGATGGCGCTAATATGAAG GTGAAACCCCGCCAGGCTATCAGCATAGCAGCATGGATTAAACTGGATACTAACAGGGGCTATCACTCAATTTTTGACACTATTGGGGGGCATTCTCTACATAACCAGGGACAGTACCATTTTGAGATCCAAGATGGAAGTATTCGCTGGTTCCATAGAAACGAGTCGAATGTTCAAATTTTCAGTGTTGAGACGG CCCCTGTCATTGCAGCAAACAAGTGGCATCACATTGTCGGAACATACGACGCACACTCGGGTATAGCGAAGGTCTTCGTGAATGGTCGGCTCAAAGCAGAGGCTGCTGGAAATGGATTTCTATCCCAGGACTGGAACGCCCACGCGGGAATCGGCAAACATAAAGACGCAAGATTTCTCCAGGGGGAGGTGGACGAATTCAGAATCTACAACAAGGCGCTCACGCAAAAGGAAATTAACGATCTTATAAAAAAGTGCAGTTTTCAAAGAG CCTGCGGTGGTTTCTATTACAGTCCAACGGGAATTATTGAGTCACCCGAATGGCCCAGCCATTACAAAGGAAAAACGCATTGCACGTGGCGCGTGTCGGCTGACCCAGGCGAGAAAATTTCTCTTCGTTTCAATAGCTTCAACTTAGAAGAGGACGGCTCTTGTAACAAAGCCAAGCTGGTGGTGAGAGACGGAAGTAACAAAGATTCAAACGTGCTTGGTGTTTACTGCGGCATCAAAAAACCACCTACGTTGACCTCAACGGGGAATCGTTTGTGGTTGCAATTTACCAGTACGAACGGAGCGGAAGGAAAAGGTTTTCTTCTGTATTACGACACAG cGTCATCTCACCTTACAAAGAAAACGGAACGACCACCTCTTCCTGCCGCTGACACGCAAAGATGCATCGTCACGCGACCTCAGTCTAACGTGACGTTGCTGGGCGGGATTAAATCCGGGATATTTTCAGAGGCAAATCACGTGCATGATATGGACCTATGTACGCGACACTGCTGTCTGAAAGGAGATTGCGACCTGGCCTTCATGATACGGGACTCTTGTTATTTAGTGAAATGCGGAAATGAGATGCTTTGCAAAACGAAGAAAGCGCGTCCATCAAATATGAATCCCAGAATAAGTTTTGTGACGCGTTTGGAACCCATTAAGTTCCAACCAC AAACTCCTGCTAATGGCGACGCATACAGCAAATGGTCAACTCCAAGTCCAACGTCAACTGAATCCTTTAACGCTCCACCAATTTGCCACCACACAGAAGTTAGTTACAACGTAACGCTGGTCGGCGGAATAAACGCGGGAAAATTCAGCACCTACGGCAGCACGAAGACGATAGACCAGTGTATACGTCACTGTTGTCATGACGACAAATGCGACGTAGCGTTTATGATTCAGGGGAATTGCTACGCCGTACAGTGCGCTGATATTGAGGGGTGTCAGGTCAAAAGAGCAAAACCTTCCGCATACAACCCCACTGTGGCATATGTTTATCGTGGAAGTGGGAGACCTGTGGGAG ATCCTTTACCCGGTGCCGAAAAGCCCAACCTGGACTCTTGTTCCCAGTACACCGTCAGTAACACGGTCTATAATGTCACCCTCAGCGGAGGAATAAAGGCGGGAAATTTTACAGACAAGGGCGTTGTCAAGAACATGGACGAATGTACAGCTTTTTGTTGCTCCGACGAGCGATGCAATGTGGCTTTTCTCATTCGAAATAATTGCTTTACTGTGGCGTGTAAGAACTACGACTCTTGCAAGATGAAGCCTGCGTTGTCGGAATATTATCACCCTCGACTTGCATATGTTAACTGGAGTCCACCAGATGATGAAATCCCAG AAAATCGTTGGTATGCGTCTCTTGGCTGCTGGAAAGACACTGAATCTTCGGCCGTTTCTTCACTGGAGGGATCCGATCCATTGCTGAAGGATTCCTACATTACACGCGAAAAAGCCATTGACACCTGCGCTCAAGTTTCTAGGAAACACGACTTCAAAG TTTTTGCGATCCAGAATGGCGGTGCCTGCCTTGGTGGACCCACCGCTGCGAGGAAGTTCAACCAGTTTGGCGAATCATTGACCTGCAAGAATGGTACAGGCGGATTGTTCGTGAACGATGTTTACCGTCTGACAGACTCCG GGTCTTACGTTTCCCTTGGTTGCTGGAATGACTCCATTGGCCATTCCTTACCGTTACTGGAACATTCTGATCCCATTCTGGAGGATTCTTATCAATTTCGGCCCAACCCGTTGCTTAAATGTGGACAAGTTGCACGAAGGAAAGGCTTCGTTGTATTTGCAATTCAACGCGGTGGAATGTGCTTCGGCGGGCCACGTGCAGAAATCGATTACCGGAAATATGGGATATCGCGGAAATGCCGTGATGGCCTGGGAGGCACATACGCTAACAATGTGTATCGACTGATTG ATAATCTGGAAGTCAAACCTACAGGAAGCACAGACAACATCACAGCTACCACAGCCGGCACTCCAACACCCAACTCTGATTCCTCTGGCAACACAAGTCCTACAGCTAGTTCCACACCTAATACAACTCCGACGGAAAGCTCAACAGCGAACACCACCCCCACGGGGAGCTCTACGCCAAACACCACCCCCACCGGGAGCTTAACCAGTGCAGTGCCCAGTGATGTAGTTGGAACACAGCGCTCTCCTACTATTTCACCATCACCCACAGCGCACATCGAAGAAAACTACTTAACGTTGCAAAATGACATGCCGCACAAGAACACTTATACGGCGGGTGAAATTCTATCCAACGTAACGCTTAAGTATGGAATCAAAGCTGGAAGATTTAGTGATAAAGGAAAGGTTGCAAATATGACTGAGTGTATTCGTGCGTGCGGGAAACTGGAAACTTGCAGCTTGGCGTTCATGCTGGGCAAACAGTGTTTCGCGGTGTCGTGTTATAGTGATACGCTCTGCGTGACAAAGCCTGCGTTTTCGCCTTTTTACAAACCTAAAATTTCTTATGTCAAGCACAAGAAGGAACCCATCACTG CCGAAACAACCAACCCATCATCAGATTTCAGCCAATGTAGAACCAGTATTGTTCACAATGATGTCACACTGGTTGGTGGCATACACGCTGGCAAATTCACTGATCTCGGTGACGCTGAAAACATGGGAGCCTGCAGTGAGCGGTGCTGTCTGAAGGACGCATGCGATGTAGCATTCATGCTGGAGGAAGAATGTTACGGAGTCTCTTGTGTCAATGAGTCCATGTGTGAAATGCGACCAGCTAGAAATCCATCAAGATACAATCCAAAACTTGCATACGTACACCACGAGAAGGCGAAAGACACAG TTTCCACTCAACAGAAGAGCCCCGTATGTTGGGACGGCCAAATCTTGTACAACTACACCTTGGTTGGCGGAATCAACGCTGGTACGTTCTCAGACAACGGAAAAACCAACAATATGGACTTATGTATGCAGTATTGCTGCAACAGAGAATCTTGTGACCTGGCGTTTATGATTGAAGATGACTGCTATTCCGTAGCGTGCAACAGCAACGGAGTTTGCGAGCCAAGAAAAGCAAGACCAACCCATTACAACCCGAGAATAGCAATAAGGAAAAAACCACAAG GAGATTATCATATCAAGGGATTTTCCACCGAGCCTGTTTCCTCAACCGAGCCCACGTCATCTACGCCGACTGCACCTCCTTCGTCCGTTTCTTCGGAGACTCCGTCGGCTTCTTCCCCGACAACTGCGTCCTCTGACTCGCAACCCGATCAAG ATTCCTCAACTAATGCACCCTCGATCAAGGTGACCCATTCTTGTGACGCCACACCCATCGAATACAATGTCACATTGAAGATGGGGCTCCACTCTGGTGTCTTCCAAAAGATTGGTAAAGTGGACTCTATGGACGATTGCATAGAGATGGGCTGTACGCATCGCAACACTGACGTAGCCTTCATGCTAGGCACCATGTGCTTTGCTGTCAGTTGCTATAGCGACGATCTTTGCAAAACTGTACCTATTTTCGGCTCTAGTATTTCCCGGTTGAATTTGAATCCCGCGATTTCGTTCCTAAAAAAGAAGGCGCACCTCGGATCAAATTCTTTTG CGTTACAGAGTGAAATTGCAGATAGTGACAAATGCCGTGACAGCACAATAACATACAATGTCACTCTTCGTGGTGGCATCGATGCAG GCAATTTCACAGAAAGGCCTGGTGTATTATCAATGCGAGATTGCATCGGCAGATGCTGTAATGACAAGACATGCGACCTGGCCTTCATGTTCGGCGACAGCTGCTACTCAGTCGAGTGCAAGAATGAGAAGTTGTGTCAGGCTGTGTTGGCCAAACCAACGCATCTTGAACCTAAAGTCTCATACATAACCAGAGGATATTTGGAAGACAAAGACAAAG GGACTATGTTCTCTGCTGATGATCAGACGCCAACCTGTCGGGCCGATCAGAAATCTCGCTCCAAGGTGGTCAGCAACAAGACTTTGGTGGGCGGACTCGAAGCAGGAAAATTCAGTTTTGTTGGAGTTGTCAG gGATATGGGCATGTGTATGGATCGCTGTTGCGCCCAACGAGACTGCAATGTAGCTTACATGGTAGACAAGAACTGTTTCTCAGTTGCTTGCTATTCTCCCATTTTGTGTAAAATAAGTGATGTGTCCGCTACAAATGGAGACGTGGAGATTTCGACAATTTTGAATAGCACCGCTGAAAAACCTGCCGAAAAAC ATTCCATGATTGTGTATGTTATTATCGGCGTTGTTGGGTTCGCGGCCGGTGCTGGGGGAATTTTATGGGCCGTTTGTATGTTTGTTCGAAG ACATCGATTGCGGTCGAGACACAGAGAGGGCACGGATTAg